GAACTCTCTTTGGAAAATAAGAATCATACATTCTTTTTAGGATGCTGTCCTATGATCTACTAGCTCAGAAGTCTCCTTTACAAATTGATTACCTAATTATATCGGTGCTTTTGCACATCTACTTATGCAATTCCTTTCTGCTTGGAACTGGATTTTGTGTGTGTGAGGATGGTTGAGTTGAATCTGCTCAAGTCTGAATGTCATTAACAATATTATAACGTGGATGTAATGATTGGTCATCATGCTCAATTGTCTATCCTACTAATTACAAGTCGCCCTTTTTTTACAGGGTGCAATTTGAGGATGTGCACAGGCTTAGTGATGGCCAAGTGAAGCATTCTTCAGAAGTCTTTTATGCTGGTTCTTTATGGAAGGTGTTTGAGTACAAACTTATTGTTCTTGTCGATATAAGATTTACATATGTGGTGATGCTTGTCCGATTTCCAATTTCCATGCTCTCAGACAGATTGGGTTTTCTGTTCCAATTTATAGGTTAGCGTTCAGGCTTTTAATGATGAAGATCCTCAAGGACGTCGAACACTTGGTACTGTTCCTGGCTTAATGATATATACCTTGGAAGCATGTTGTTTTGCTTTCctgaattatattttaaatttgttgcTTAAGCTGAATGcatatcatatatttgttatttcAGGATTATTTATTCACCGACGTAAGGCAGAGATTACTGATTCATTCAGAAAGGTTAGCCAGCCTTCCCTTGATTGTTCGAGCATGATTGGGTTATTTTAGTTATGGAGAAGAATGCTTCTTATCTTCACAGTTATGGAGAAGAATGTTTCTTATCTTCACATTTAAAGGATCACCCTTTTTCAGCATTTGTGACTCATATAGTTGTTAATTGATACTTTACGGTTTATGCCCAAAACAGGTGCAGATGTATGTTGATTCTCGTGAAAAGGTTACAGCCCGCTATCAGGTAACATTCCAAAGTGACCAAACATTGTCAGCTTAGCCCATTTTCATGTTACGCCAGAACCTTGTATATTGAAACCGTGCTTCATATACCTGTATGATGCAGTTAATTTGCCCATCAAAGAGGGAAGTCATGGTGTTTGGGAGTTTCAAGCAAACAGGCACGCTTTTACCAAAAGCTCCCAAGGGCTGGGGATGGCGATCGGCTCTACTGTTTGATGAGCTTGCTGATCTTCTCCAAAACGGGGCCCTAAGAGTGGCTGCTGTTGTACAGCTTGTATGAATAATGAATTATACAGAGGTAGTTTCAGTGGTAAATTTATCTGGAACATGATGGTAACTATCCTCCTTGCTGACACagatattttcttatttttcagaTAAAAGCCACAACCGAATAAGTTGGCTTTCGACATACGAGGTGACAATTGGACTTTTTTGCTGTGTTGACAAGTAGTtgtcttttgtttatttaaggATTCTCTTGCGAAGAAATATTGTATTGAGGGAAAGAAAGAGGGAAATGTTTACACCATTTTTCTCCATTTGCATCCTCTGTTTGGTTTTGTTCGTTGATTTTCTGTATTCGTTTGATCAAACAGTCGGTAACACGCGTGGGGTGTGCATGTggagaaaaatggtgtgttaaAGTCCTTTCCCTTGAAAAATTGTCTTTGTATTATTTTTCGAATGTTTGAGTAAACAATGTGTGCAGTGGATTTGGTTAAGCTCGCACCTCAAATGCTATGCTAGCTAGTCAAATATTCACCTATATCGTTGTATGTGTGGTGTTGCCCTAAGTGGACTATGTAATGTATTTTATCTGCTGGATTGCGGGTGGGCATTTGATACATCTTTCGATCTTTGTTACGTGCTTATACTCGCGCTTAGAGAGCAGCGAAGACTTGCAATCTTTACGTTCACTGATGCAAAAGGGTACAGGTGAGTTCTGTAGCATTCGATGTTTGTTTTAGTAGCAGTCTTGTTCGGCTGCTAGACGTCTATTCAAACCTATGGCTATATCTATTGAGCAACATTCAACCAAATTTCTCGTCTCACTTTTCTTGTCTTCTTTCACATGAAGGAACACGGTAAGCATTCAATATTTCTAGGTTTTCGGACTACTGGATAGTCCGATTTTATTGACAAGcaaaaatatttgtcaaaagTAATATTTCTCCAATTCAATCATGACTGTTCATTTTTGTAGTACTAAATAGTTTTGACTCCCTGCATATATTGAGATACATGCCTCGtgcttcgacaaaaaaaaaaaaaaaaaaaaaaaacatcttgtGTCCCTATGTTTTAGTCATTGGGTTAATTTAGTCCATCTGTTTTCAATTTGGCTAATTTGGTATTTGTATTTATCTCTATTAGtcaattaaggacatttttatctaatttttgtaaaaaaaaaaaattataaattattataaacttgtttataaaataatttacttgatttaaaatatctaaaatgaaataaaataaaataaattaaaagaaaatttattatCCTCCCAACTCCCGACCCTAACGTTACCCCCTCTCTTTTCTATAtcacaaccttaatcattttttcatattggaagttttatctcttatatgtgttatttctcaaatcatttttctttaaggAGAAAAGGTAATTATAtctcttataattttttttatgaattttttaatagagataaaataaaatgtccttaattggctaACAGAGATAAATACGATGACTAAATTAGCCAAATCGAAAACACGGAGACTAAATTAGCCATATGACTATAACACATTGATCATTTTGACATTCAAGCCATAAAATTATGTTTATCACAtaatataatgaaaaatttctttcGCACTTGCTCTTTAACGTATACGATTTTCATACACATTTCTTCAAGTAGGCATGTTTATATAATTAATGATCAACCAAGTTAGAAATTAGTTCGAAACTAATTTTtctcctaattaatttattatttacttGTTAAGATTTGAACTACTCATTATTCGTAAACATTAAGAAAGTCAAGACGGAAGTTGTTAAAACTTATGGGTgagtcgttttttttttctttcttaatgtaTAGTTTGTCTGgaaatgtttataaaataattaaaaaagtttttagtaaaaatgtttttaaaattaatttttaataaaaatccaagtagatttttgaaaaacattttaaaaacttcatgcaaaaaacacatatatagtgcttcttttaaaaaatccttaaagtgttttaaaacacatgctgctttttctaattttttttaatacatttatatttttacattataaCGAAGGGAAGTTCGATTAAACCACATAATAGACAGTCTAATTTGATATCGTATTCGTTATTTGTTATTTAtgagattcaaatttaaaatttcttatttttaagtGAGAAATAATACACTACATAGTAATAAGCGGGCTTAAAACCGAAAAGTTTCGTAAAAAGCACACAAGCAAAATTGGGAAATGCTGATCCCAACACAAACTGcgtcaaaattaaaattactctccaaccaaacaaaatcaaaaaattCTACTCAACCCCTTCATTGAAGCGGGAACACTTTTGTCTCCACAGATTTTCTGGTGCGTTTCTAGGGTTTTTGCTCCCTTCAAATTTCCGATTTCAACAAGCTCCAATCGAACCATTCTCTCCCCACTTTTCCTTCTTCGCTGCtttccaaaaaccctaattttgaaTTCCGATTGCGCTACATTTAGGGTTTTAAGTTTCGCCAGGTGATTGTTTGCCCTAACATGGTTTTCATCAGATGAGATgtgaatttctagggtttttgagCTCCGGGTCTATCAATGGGAGCGCTAACCAGCAACCGTAAGCGAGGGGACGAGTGTTTGAGCTTCAGTTGTGCGCACCCATCTCCGAATTTGCCTAATTTTCAAAGCTCGAAGCGACCCAGATTGTCTCACGTGAATCAGAGCCCGAACCAACTCATCGTCTCGTCTAAAAGCGCCAGTTCGAGGCTCTCTCGGTACCCGGATATAAAGCCCCCATTGCCTAGAGTTCACGCCCCTTGCAGAACACAAAAATTCGGGTCCTTTCGTGGTTTGAGTCCGAAAACTAGAGGGGTTCCTGAAGAGCGGTCGATGGGCAATGTACCGAGTAACCGTTTGGACAAGGCAAAGAACGCCGCCTTCGGTGCCTTTCGGTATTCGAGCAAGGACAAGGAGGTGATTGAATTGGATAAGGAGGTTGAAGATGATCGGGTTTCCGAGGATTCAAGCATAGAAGAAGTTGTGGCTATAGAGGAAGATGACCAAGAAGGGCCTTCTGTGGTGGATTATGGGCAGGAATTGGATACGAAGATGGTGGATTATGGAACTCAGGCTACTCATCCATCGgcttcttcagtggtttcagaCTTGACCACAACTACGAATACTGCTTTCAAAGAGGACAGTGCAGGGAAGATGTTGGACTCACTGACGCTGAATCGTGAGGCGGGTGTGCCAAGTAAGGCAGCATACAAGCTGTTGATTGAGAGTGTAGAGAGGCGGGCTCCGAAACTGAAATATTTGGATGTCCAAATTGACTTCCATTGGAAGAAACGGTCTATGCTTGAATCGCTGCGTCCACAAAAGAAACCAGTGGAGGTGAATGTTTTATCATTTTGCATTAACTTTCTACCTGTTATTAACTATAAAgtataattttcatttctttggttATCTGGGGATATGCTTGGTATGTAGTTTGAAGAATTGTTACTAATTCTAAAGTTAAAAAGCTTGTATCAACCTGTAAGTAATGATTGGTAACGAATTATGTGGTTGAGAGTCTTAATAAGCTATTCCCATTTCTTTTTAGGTTGTGCCCGTTGAACCATTTGTCCCTCTTAGAAAGGAGGAAGTGGCGGAGATTGAGCAAGCATTTTCTTCCTCTAACCGGTATGGATTTATGCATATATATTGGTTCATTTTAAAATTGGTGTATGGTAAACTATAACATTGTTGGGGTTCCTTCAACAGGAAGAGGATCTTGGTAACTCATGAGAACTCAAACATAGAGATAACAGGAGAACTTCTGCAGTGCCTTAGACCAGGCGCGTGGTTGAAGGATGAGGTATTCTTAGGTTatgtatttacatttttttttagcaatgacgaagattaagtttcgtcattagattttgtttttaatggTTGATGTGGACTTATACGGGCTTACCAAACTGGTAATTTAGTTTCTTGATAACGTGCACTTTCTTGCTTTCAGGTCATAAACGTGTACCTTGAATTGCTGaaagagagggagaagagagaaccacaaaagttcttaaaatgTCACTTCTTCAACACATTTTTCTATACAAAGGTTTGTAATTTGCATGTAGTCTTCTTATATCTTTTAGTCATGGTTCTCGGCACATATTTGTATATACATATCCTGTttgtttctctctttttctcttttttcctttctttatgttttttatttttttatttttttttacagtcaGAAGAGTTTGGCAAATATTTGCTGATATGATTAGTTTCTTGTCTAGATAAGTGCGCACTATTATGAATTATATAGTCACTCCTTGATTTATGAAACTTCCTTGAGAGTCGAGACAAtttatgttttgaaaatgtTAATAATACATGAAGCTCTAATTCCAGTTTATTTTCAATTGGTCACATTGTGCTGCAATTTCATCGATCTTTAGGACAAGTTGTGGCTGATTTAAAACATTTGATTTGAAGTTTAGAAAATAAATCAGCCTGATATAAGCCTGACCCGAAATGCCCCAGTTGTTTGTCCCATTGTTTACGTATATTACATTTTGATCAACTTTAGGCCTTAAAGTTGGGCTGGGTTGAGAGCTCAGCCATGTGCTCATTAGGCTAACTGCAGGCAAGGCCTGTCAACTCAACCCGTGCATTCACACTCCTAGTAATAATTTGCCTAGATTGGGTACCATCTTTGCTGTCCGATTTAAGATTTTCCATACTCTtatttttctgaaatttaatGTGCAGTTGATAAGTGGGAAAGGTGGCTATGATTATAAATCTGTCAGAAGGTGGACTACCGAAAGAAAGCTGGGATACTACCTCATTGATTGCGACAAAGTAACTTTAATCCAACCTTTTTCCTTACACCATATACTCAATTCTACTGAAATCACATTTATTTCATAAGTGGTTTTCTTTTCAGATATTTGTCCCCATCCACAAAGAAATACATTGGTGCTTGGCAGTTATTAACAAGGTAGATCAGAAGTTACAGTATCTTGATTCACTCAAGGGAAGGGATACCCAAGTGATGAGAATATTGGTACGTTTTGTAGTCATCTTTTGTTTGGCTGTTGATATAATTTATTGATGCATGGTGCTTACCCTCGATAACacctgttttattttattttttgtggtaAGGGGTATGGGacattggtatttttttttttgataatacTAAAATTCTTGCCATTGTCAGTACCTTATAATTTCCTGCTACTCTTTTCTAAACCATCTGTGGGAACTGTCTGGGTTTTAAAAAGTGTATAAAATCATATTGTCAGCCTTGCCTGTGGAACTTGGGAAGAATGTCCCTCCCTGCACTCTTAACGTGGTATGCAATCTGCACATCAAATTATTGAATCCAAAGCCATTCTCCACTCAGAAACATTTTAGTGTTCATGATGTCTGAGCAACCATTTCATCAATCATCTACCATCAATTAACTCTTCATAGTAAAAAATCTTAATTGGTGGCAAGTGATATTTGAATTAATTGTCTAGAAGCTTGAAGGCCGAAAAGTAGTGCAGACAATACACTTCTCATTTGTTACGTAGTTGCACATAATGATTTCGCAACCAACCCTTTGAACACTATGGCTACCATGCCGTCTCAATGTTAAGACTGCTAGTGGTCTTGTCTCCCACCTCAAGGTATATGGCTTTGAATTGTGCAGTTTTAGGAAATGGCTACTAAATTTAGGTTGTCTGCCCACCCATATGAAGTTCTGGCTCCACCACTGTCTATATGGACTTCACATCTCTGGAAACAATGGCTTGTCAGAACTTCGATTTTAACATCATAGTTAGAAGTATCAACTATTTTCCCTTTTGTTCATTTAGCTGATCCATCCGGTACTATTGTTTATTTGCCTCATTTTGACGGCCAAAAGAAAAACAGTATATTCTGTGTAGGCCAGAAGATATTAGGCCCACCTGTTAGTTtattcatctttttctttttccttttctcgaTTCTTATGGCAGGCCCTCAGAAAATGGTAGGAAAAGTAGTAAATCCCTTCAATCAATTGAGTTGCAGTTAACGTTCACTGTGTATATTTGCAGGCTAAATACTATGTTGATGAAGTGAAGGACAAGAGTGGAGAGGATATTGATTTGAGTTCTTGGGAATTAGAATATGTTGACAACCTTCCTGAGCAGGAGAATGGGTAGGCTAACATTTGCATGTCTTGACACTTGCTGGAAATtattattgatattttttttttgcgaacTCTTTATAATTAACTGTTCTGATCAATTTCTTTATAACAGGTATGACTGTGGTGTTTTCATGGTTAAATATGCTGACTTTTATAGCAGGGATATTGGGCTCTGTTTCAAACAGGTAACGCGTATAGAGATGTTTCTGTTGCTAATTCATATTTATTTGACTGCACATGCATTCAAACCTTTAAAATGGGAAATTATAGCCAATATTCTAGGGGGAAGAATCTCGGTACTGGCTCCATGTATGGCCTGCTCTTGGATAGTTTTCCATGAAAAACTCGCACTACCAACCATTCCTCGTTCTGCTGAACAACTTTTAGTTAGTATGATTCAACCCTGTTTTTATTGTCATTGCAGGAACACATGCCATATTTTCGATTGAGAACAGCGAAGGAGATCCTGAAATTGAGAGCAGACTGATTGCGTCTACGAAGCAAGCTTTTGACATGCTGTTGTACCAATCAAGAATTAGCGATTAGCGACCAATAGATGTTATCATGAAGTAGGTGTGCCCATCAATGTCTACATTTGATTCATAGTGTTATTGCCGGTCGTGCCagcttcgtttttttttttttagtgatttGAGAGTTGTCCTGGCGAGGTGAGTCCTGTAAGTCTAAAGGCTTATCAGAGCACGATGCGGAAATAGTTACTTGTATATACAATACAAGTGGGAACCTTGATTTATGACATAAATGTTGAGAGCCCGAACAAATCCTAGACTGCAGGTTTCTTTTTGGTCCTTGTATCTTGATCCTACTGGTTTAACAATTGTATAAGTTTAGTGAGAAATATATCTATTTATAAAACAAACGTTTCGTTTGTTTTGCCCAACCTGCTAATGATTTGGGAATTCAGTTATGCTAATATTCTGTTTTGTTTTCCAAGATTTAGAAATATAGCCACTCAAGGGCACCTTCAAACCATTGctcaagtgcttttgaaaccctTCGAGTGGTTAAAATTGTGGTAAAAAGAAACGGGCTCAAAACCTCGGATGCAAGAGTAAACGCGTTTTTAGCACTCGAGTTGCAAGCCCCTTAACGAAGCTCTCTGACATGGGTACTCGAGGAACagtaaaaaccaaacaaaataaaatataaaccttatattttcattttttttttcctttactaGAAAATACATTGTGCAATCAAATCCCCGGTCACCATTACACAACAGCCGAAATCCAAAATCCAGAGGAACTCGGCAAGAACACATCGACGGACTTATCTAAAgaattacaaaagaaaacacAAATTACCGGCAAAAGACACGAATCCTATCCCCATTCCCGTGCTTCAAGCCAGAAGTCTGGATGTGAACAAAGTCCGGCGTCTGCAATGCCTCAAATCCTCCCCCACAGGCCTCCTGCTTTGTAACTGTACCGGGACCATAACACGAAAGAATAAGCTGAAATTAACAAGGATGCAGTTTACTATAAATCCTTTCCACCAGGGGCCcgtttaaaaaatgaaaacgaaCATGTATACGAGAGTTCAGATTACAATACAAGATACAGTGTGCAGCGAAAGAAGGTGCCTGCCTTAACGAGGTACTCTTTTCCGACTTAGTATTTCCTGTTCCTTTAGTCTGTGCTGGAATCTTGCAAGGCGGGCTTGAAGGCTAACCAGACCGGCTGCCTTGCGGGAAAGAACAAAATTCAACTGGGTCACATAGTCGTCTATGCGGCTCCCCGGTTGGTCCACTGCCGCCAACAGTTTCATTTCCTGGTAACCAAACAACACGGATGAGCACCATgtgaaaagatgaaaaaaaaatgccaTTCAAAGTTCATGAACGTACAAAACCAAACAATAACTTAAAACGGAGAGTTTGCATGTTATGCACGACTGATAATAGCCAATAGAAAATCACTATCTTTAAAATCaaaagatgaaaattttcacTTACTTCGCGAACAATTTCCATTGTATCCTCAATTTCTTTTCTATGGGCAGCAATAAGGGCCTCTTCCTCCTAAACAGTCGAAAGAACTCTAAAAATTAGCAGGGGGTGCAGGAGAACTTAAAAAATAACTACACAGTTAAAATGAGTGAGGCCACAGAGTACCAACCTCAAGAATGGCATTGATATTCCCATCAGGAACTTCAGGCTCAGATTGTCTGGATCCAGCATTGCTTGCGTTATAAATTCCTGTACTTTGCTGCTTAGTGCTTGTAGTGGAAAGATCCGAACCACCTTTTTTCGGCCAGTTCCCCAACCTTTCTGATTTTTCATCCTTGGTTACTTTCCTACGAGGTGGTGACACCTTTTGTACTCTCTCTTCTGTATCAACCGAGTTTTTAGAATAATTGGGCAACTTCTGACTGTAATTATCACCATATGAATTATTCATTTCAAATCTCTCCCTGTCCATTGAACCAGAAGGCACCCCACTTTCTTCCCGAACATTGATGGGATTACTTGATGATGACTTTGCTGGCTGCTTGTCAAACTCTGGAGTAGGAGGGATATATGAGAAACTTTCTTTCTCCACAGCTCTTCTACCTGTATCAGCTACTTTAACTTCTTGATGTTGCTCACGGACATCCTCTACCTCAGAAGAAACCAGTGTAGAAGATGCTAATGAAACATCCTTATTCGCTGGTGGTAATGAATTTACGGCTTGATCCTTTCTAGCATTGCCACCTTTTGAAAGACTTTTCACGCTGTTTGTTTAAAATAATCTTTTAGTTTGAAACATAAGTGTAATCATTAGCCAGTAGCAAAGTCATTAGAGTTATTTAAGTTGACAATAGCATAAAGCATACCGATCTGCATATCTCAAAGTATTAAGTGTATGCTCGCATGACCCTGCATTTGGAGAAATGCAAGATATCATAACAGTCCTTGAATTTCCAACAAAGGAGTCACGGAGCACTTCTGTGAGTTTGCTTCCACGGAAAGGTATATGGATCTGATCATTGTCCAGGGCACGAATGCACTCCTTAAGCGCCAAAAGGCTCTTGTTAATTTCTGCTCCTTCAATTCTGCAATAACccattttaattaaagaaactGCAGTAGTCAGTAAATCATCATGCCAATAGAACATTTGCATTATAATGAATGTGAAAAACAATAAGGGTTTATTTTATAGCCTAAGAAGCATTATCCTGATGGAAGAGGTACAGcccaaaaaaatgataaatttggAAGATTACCTTGTTTGTCGGTCATTATCAGTGGTGTCGGCACCCCTTTCACTACCAGCAAGATCAATAAAAGAGATCTTTCCCACAACCTTCCCACTTCTAGATTCATTTACATCAATGTTTCGCCTGGAATCTTTTACCTCGGTGTGCTTTTTAACAACAAGTTGTAAAATAGCATGAGACCGAGAAGACTCCTCATTAGCACCAGTCGACCCAGTACTTCTAGAAGCATTCCCCCTCTCAATAAATTCTTTAACAATTTGTACATCTGAAACTTCAAACTCTTGCAGTCCAACAATGCAAACTTGTTGTCGTCCATCTTCTCTCATACATAGTTTCCTATTGTAAAGGAATGAAGTCATTCATGTCATAACACAGTTATAGAAGTACACCGCCAAGTGAACCAAAattcacatatacatatacatatgtcCATTATgtctaaatgacatgaaaagaAATGTGTTgcatataaaagaaaatgatgcacaATGCATGTTGAACCCAGAATTGCACATAATCAGAACCCAAATTCCATAATGATTCCACAGAATCTAACTTGCACCCAATCTTTTTACTCATCAGACTATTATAATGCACTAACATAGCCTATTCCCCAAAGTATCTACAAGCCTATACCTCCTCTAACGAGATCTTGGGTTCAAATCCCATTCGAATATAGTagcaatttaaatttaaaaatttaaaagaaaaaaaattaaacaatgaaCTTGAATATGTTCATAacatcaaaataaaagaatcaaTGAAGCAAAGAGATGTACTTCCTATCACTGAGAAGATCAAAGAGCTTTCCACCATAAATCTCAAAATAGCTAAGCCACAATTTGAATCTCTGGTTACGGTAAACTGGCTGATGTAACAATCTGACAAGGTCTTCTGCAGCTCTGATAGGTAACGGTTGCATTGTGAATGTCTTACCACTACCTATAGTTCAAACCTCATTAGTACTTCAACAATGCAGACATTTAACTTCGTTGAAAAGGATCACATAGCATTAAGTAAAACCACTAATATAATGTCTCAGATCTAAACTCCAGTTTATCACAAGCTCAGTACAATTAATAACCAATGAAAAGATACTGCATTTTGATGACTGTCTAATACATGTATGGAAAAGAATAAAGTATCAACAAGGATAAGCTGATAATCATGTAGTGTATTAAAAGGGAAGATCATATGAACCTACCTGTTTGACCATAAGCAAAACATGTAGCCTTTGTTCGCTCAAAAATTATGGGAATGATTGGTTCTACAGTAGCCCGGTATACCTGTtccaaaaagcatttaaagtcATCAAACTTATTCTGTCGAACTGATAAACAATCGTAGAGGAACAGACCGTGCCCAATATGCAACAGTATCCTCAACACTACAGGAATTAGGTAACATTTAGACACTTGTGTACATGGAAAATTTTAGTCTACAGAAAAACTGTTACCTCATCATTTGAAACTTGCTCATTCAGTACagcatcaaaacaaaattcatgCTTCTCCACGTATGCAGTCAAGTCCA
This Pyrus communis chromosome 6, drPyrComm1.1, whole genome shotgun sequence DNA region includes the following protein-coding sequences:
- the LOC137737458 gene encoding kinesin-like protein KIN-13A; this encodes MGGQMQQSNAAAATALYDHATGAAAGPLHNAGPTGDAGDAVMARWLQSAGLQHLASPASTGIDNRLLPNLLMQGYGAQSAEEKQRLFKLMRNLNFNGESGSEPYTPTAQSLGGAASDGLYSPEFRGDFGAGLLDLHAMDDTELLSEHVISEPFEPSPFMPGGKEFEDELNLTSNRQQRVLPDPDPSFPLAQSEKESTKENNVAKIKVVVRKRPLNKKELSRKEEDIVTVYDNAYLTVHEPKLKVDLTAYVEKHEFCFDAVLNEQVSNDEVYRATVEPIIPIIFERTKATCFAYGQTGSGKTFTMQPLPIRAAEDLVRLLHQPVYRNQRFKLWLSYFEIYGGKLFDLLSDRKKLCMREDGRQQVCIVGLQEFEVSDVQIVKEFIERGNASRSTGSTGANEESSRSHAILQLVVKKHTEVKDSRRNIDVNESRSGKVVGKISFIDLAGSERGADTTDNDRQTRIEGAEINKSLLALKECIRALDNDQIHIPFRGSKLTEVLRDSFVGNSRTVMISCISPNAGSCEHTLNTLRYADRVKSLSKGGNARKDQAVNSLPPANKDVSLASSTLVSSEVEDVREQHQEVKVADTGRRAVEKESFSYIPPTPEFDKQPAKSSSSNPINVREESGVPSGSMDRERFEMNNSYGDNYSQKLPNYSKNSVDTEERVQKVSPPRRKVTKDEKSERLGNWPKKGGSDLSTTSTKQQSTGIYNASNAGSRQSEPEVPDGNINAILEEEEALIAAHRKEIEDTMEIVREEMKLLAAVDQPGSRIDDYVTQLNFVLSRKAAGLVSLQARLARFQHRLKEQEILSRKRVPR
- the LOC137737207 gene encoding ubiquitin-like-specific protease ESD4, which gives rise to MGALTSNRKRGDECLSFSCAHPSPNLPNFQSSKRPRLSHVNQSPNQLIVSSKSASSRLSRYPDIKPPLPRVHAPCRTQKFGSFRGLSPKTRGVPEERSMGNVPSNRLDKAKNAAFGAFRYSSKDKEVIELDKEVEDDRVSEDSSIEEVVAIEEDDQEGPSVVDYGQELDTKMVDYGTQATHPSASSVVSDLTTTTNTAFKEDSAGKMLDSLTLNREAGVPSKAAYKLLIESVERRAPKLKYLDVQIDFHWKKRSMLESLRPQKKPVEVVPVEPFVPLRKEEVAEIEQAFSSSNRKRILVTHENSNIEITGELLQCLRPGAWLKDEVINVYLELLKEREKREPQKFLKCHFFNTFFYTKLISGKGGYDYKSVRRWTTERKLGYYLIDCDKIFVPIHKEIHWCLAVINKVDQKLQYLDSLKGRDTQVMRILAKYYVDEVKDKSGEDIDLSSWELEYVDNLPEQENGYDCGVFMVKYADFYSRDIGLCFKQEHMPYFRLRTAKEILKLRAD